The proteins below are encoded in one region of Candidatus Neomarinimicrobiota bacterium:
- a CDS encoding Ig-like domain-containing protein, which yields MAAAGPLGAQVTGLADWDIFLDPGHSQQQNMGIYGYSEAEKSLRVAFELRDLLLTTTDIDTVYLSRTNDTQEVGLTQRTDLANGVAASWYHSLHSNAGSPTANNVLFLWAQLYNGDEPAGKPGGKAMSDVMIEYLAGGMRIPSSGSIGDCDFYGGCSASSPGPWLHVNRNSTMPSELSEAGFHTHPVQNPRNMSVQWKRLEAYTFLWSILQFHGLTRPAVAIITGTISDLESGVALNGAVATAGGMSDTTDTFESLFNRYSSDPGQLRNGFYFLEGVSGPIAELVVSAPNYDPATLQVSLLDSFFTFRDVGLVSSLPPYLVSSTPAAGDTSFPAWDPLDLVFSRPMDPISVAAAFTAPGGVTGAIVWTDGNRRMTFTPDATLATLTDYSLTIAASAQDAFGHAIDGNGDGVGGDALTLAFRTGPADLSPPQPVAVYPADLGTGVELRPIISVAFDEVLDVASVGARAIGLVRSGYSPYNVPGELRHYVVGDRSVLNYFTAEQLTVNRRHTTWVFGGLRDLLGNVTTTRSYRFDTGELAFDATSIDDFEAGLEHWWEPLSSGTTTAGNVIADSTFRLANHSILNLMTGSSTSLELHYGWDTGATAWLLREFLGGGAPRAVTFDDSYSLQAYVFGDGSGNLFRFAVDDNNLTGAVADHEVSHWTTIDWIGWRLVVWDLANDGTGTWLGDGKLDGSMRFDSFQLSHVPGAVAAGTIYIDDLRLVQTRLLAVAEEGRQLPRSFVLHPNYPNPFNPATTLVYDLPRASPVRLTIYNLRGQPVRELVKGMVAAGRHQAVWDGTDGGGQPVASGVYIVRLQAGSANSSRKLILSK from the coding sequence TTGGCGGCGGCCGGTCCGCTGGGTGCCCAGGTGACCGGTCTGGCGGACTGGGACATCTTCCTCGATCCAGGCCACAGCCAGCAGCAAAACATGGGCATTTACGGCTACTCCGAGGCCGAGAAGAGCCTGCGGGTGGCTTTTGAGCTCCGCGATCTGCTGCTCACCACCACCGATATCGACACCGTCTACTTGTCCCGCACCAATGACACGCAGGAGGTGGGCTTGACCCAGCGCACGGACCTGGCCAACGGCGTCGCCGCCAGCTGGTATCACTCCTTGCACAGCAATGCCGGCAGCCCAACGGCGAATAACGTGCTGTTCCTGTGGGCCCAGCTCTATAACGGCGACGAGCCCGCCGGGAAGCCCGGTGGCAAGGCCATGAGTGACGTCATGATTGAGTACCTGGCAGGCGGGATGCGCATACCCTCCAGCGGCTCAATAGGGGATTGCGACTTCTATGGCGGCTGCAGCGCCAGTTCGCCCGGTCCCTGGCTGCACGTCAACCGCAACAGCACGATGCCATCGGAGCTCAGCGAAGCGGGCTTCCACACGCACCCCGTCCAGAACCCGCGCAACATGAGCGTCCAATGGAAGCGGCTGGAGGCCTACACCTTCCTTTGGTCCATCCTCCAGTTCCACGGCCTCACTCGCCCGGCGGTGGCCATCATCACCGGCACCATCAGCGACCTCGAATCCGGCGTGGCCCTGAATGGAGCCGTAGCCACCGCCGGCGGCATGAGCGACACTACCGATACCTTCGAGTCGCTGTTTAACCGCTACTCATCCGACCCCGGCCAGCTGCGCAACGGGTTCTACTTTCTCGAGGGGGTTTCTGGCCCGATCGCGGAGCTGGTAGTAAGCGCTCCCAACTACGACCCCGCTACGCTGCAGGTGAGCCTGCTGGACTCCTTTTTCACTTTCCGCGATGTGGGGCTGGTCTCCAGCCTCCCGCCCTATCTGGTGAGTTCCACCCCCGCCGCCGGCGACACCAGTTTTCCCGCCTGGGACCCCCTGGACCTCGTTTTCAGCCGTCCCATGGACCCTATCTCGGTAGCGGCGGCCTTTACCGCGCCCGGCGGCGTAACGGGCGCCATCGTCTGGACCGACGGCAACCGGCGCATGACCTTCACACCGGACGCGACACTGGCCACCCTCACCGACTATAGCCTGACCATCGCCGCCAGCGCCCAGGACGCCTTCGGCCATGCCATCGACGGCAACGGGGACGGCGTGGGGGGCGATGCCCTAACCCTGGCGTTTCGCACGGGGCCGGCAGACCTGTCCCCGCCCCAGCCGGTGGCGGTCTACCCGGCCGACCTGGGGACGGGCGTGGAGCTGCGGCCCATCATCAGCGTCGCCTTCGACGAAGTGCTGGACGTCGCCTCGGTAGGCGCGAGGGCCATTGGACTGGTGCGCTCGGGCTACTCCCCGTATAACGTGCCCGGCGAGCTGCGGCACTACGTGGTGGGTGACCGGAGCGTGCTCAACTATTTCACCGCCGAGCAACTGACCGTCAATCGCAGGCACACCACCTGGGTCTTCGGCGGGTTGCGCGACCTGTTGGGCAATGTGACCACCACCCGCAGCTACCGCTTCGATACGGGGGAGCTGGCGTTTGACGCCACGAGCATCGACGATTTCGAGGCCGGGCTGGAGCACTGGTGGGAGCCTTTAAGCAGTGGCACAACCACGGCTGGGAATGTGATCGCCGACAGCACCTTCAGATTGGCGAACCATAGCATCTTGAACCTCATGACCGGGAGCAGCACGTCACTTGAACTGCACTATGGTTGGGACACGGGCGCAACGGCGTGGCTACTGAGGGAGTTTTTAGGTGGCGGCGCACCCCGGGCGGTGACGTTCGATGACAGCTATAGCCTGCAGGCGTACGTATTCGGCGACGGCAGCGGCAACCTGTTCCGCTTTGCCGTGGACGACAACAACCTCACCGGGGCCGTGGCAGACCACGAGGTGAGCCACTGGACCACCATCGACTGGATCGGCTGGCGTCTGGTGGTCTGGGACCTGGCCAACGACGGCACCGGCACCTGGCTGGGCGACGGCAAGCTGGACGGCAGCATGCGCTTCGACAGTTTTCAGCTCAGTCACGTTCCCGGGGCCGTCGCCGCGGGGACTATCTATATCGACGACCTGCGGCTGGTGCAGACGCGGCTGCTGGCCGTGGCCGAGGAGGGGCGGCAGCTGCCGCGCAGCTTCGTCCTGCACCCCAACTACCCCAACCCGTTCAATCCCGCCACTACCCTTGTCTACGACCTGCCCCGGGCGAGCCCGGTGCGGCTGACCATCTACAATTTGAGGGGCCAGCCGGTGCGAGAACTGGTTAAAGGGATGGTTGCGGCGGGGCGGCACCAGGCCGTATGGGATGGGACGGACGGCGGCGGACAGCCGGTGGCATCAGGCGTCTACATTGTCCGGCTGCAGGCCGGCAGCGCCAACAGCTCCCGCAAGCTCATCCTCAGCAAGTAG